A portion of the Phycodurus eques isolate BA_2022a chromosome 3, UOR_Pequ_1.1, whole genome shotgun sequence genome contains these proteins:
- the ch25hl3 gene encoding cholesterol 25-hydroxylase, with protein MSAPFTLRGKPCEPMLQSLWDSVRSEHEGVLLSPYLPAFCALLTHVTFCAPFLVLDLFGGGERLRAWRISADAPPPPLRAWLACLWKIAVQYLTVVLPVTALLQKPMGPAQLPESSPTNWQIFVDVFACLLLFDTLFFFLHLSLHRVPWLYRNIHQQHHQHQAPFALQAQDASTPELLSLLLLARFSAWFVNCHPLSEVFFHILNTWLAVEDHSGYNLPWALHRLLPFLGGAPHHHTHHSRHNVNFAPYFTHWDQLFGTYSGD; from the exons ATGAGCGCGCCTTTCACGCTTCGTGGAAAGCCATGTGAGCCAATGCTCCAGAGCCTCTGGGACTCCGTGAGGAGTGAACACGAGGGGGTTCTACTCTCCCCTTACCTGCCCGCGTTCTGCGCTCTTCTAACCCACGTCACGTTCTGCGCACCTTTCCTGGTGCTGGACCTCTTCGGAGGCGGCGAGCGGCTCCGCGCGTGGAGGATCTCCGCGgacgcgccgccgccgcctctgcGCGCGTGGCTGGCGTGTCTGTGGAAGATCGCGGTCCAATACCTGACCGTCGTGCTCCCCGTCACCGCGCTCCTCCAGAAACCGATGGGTCCCGCTCAGCTCCCCGAGTCGTCTCCAACCAACTGGCAGATTTTTGTGGACGTCTTTGCCTGTTTGCTGCTTTTTGACacgctctttttctttttgcaccTCTCCCTGCAcag gGTCCCTTGGCTCTACCGCAACATCCACCAACAGCACCACCAGCACCAGGCGCCCTTCGCCCTGCAGGCCCAAGATGCCAGCACCCCCGAGCTGCTCTCCCTGCTGCTGCTAGCACGTTTCAGTGCCTGGTTCGTGAACTGTCACCCCCTGAGTGAGGTCTTCTTCCACATTCTCAACACCTGGCTGGCGGTGGAGGACCACTCTGGCTACAACCTGCCCTGGGCTCTGCACAGACTGCTGCCTTTTTTAGGGGgagccccccaccaccacactcACCATAGTCGGCACAATGTCAACTTTGCACCCTATTTCACCCACTGGGACCAGCTCTTCGGCACATACAGCGGAGACTGA